gaaattattgtaaaaaagaaTTTGCCCatgatttgatattttataacaataaaatatattcaatcaGCACTTTAGtcttttaactattatttatggCTTTTTATGTTTAAGGATAATTGTATGGGGGGAGGACTTACGAGAGCATAATCAACGTGCGGTGTATAGTGACCACCTATGCCGTAGTTGACAACTTGTAGATCTTCAGCAGTGTCCATGTTCAATCCTGTGAAATCCGCGACACGCCTGCTCACTCTCTCTACCACTGGCGACTCCTTGTCAACTAGCCAGGCCGATTTGCTTATACGTTTCTCCGCTGACGCAAATCTTTTAGACTCAGTGTTGTAAATCAGTGCTCGTTTTAACTGTTGTGTTACAAATGTTATTATTTCTGTTATCGACAAGTATTGCTTTAAATAGAGATTAAATGTTTTTCattcaatttttaatatttatatacttaactaaagtatatttttctaaCCTCCCTAGCAATAGGATTCCTCTTTTGCTTGCACATAGTGCACATAAGAATACAATGTTTCGTCcttgtctaataataatatgttacaaaaGTGTTTTGACAAACaaggataaaatattgtatgacCAGTAACGCTTGTGTTTCTATTTTAAAAGGGggtaatgtaatttaaaaaaaaataacctacTCGTGGTTGGgctatgtttttaattatttctatttCTTCATCACTTAGAACTTcgtaaaatattacaatgtcCGGGTTGTGGTATTTGTACTCCATCTTTATTGGTGCCAATTTCAAAAATGAGTTCTCGTTGTAATAACGACATTTTAACCTGAAATAGTACATTTTTAGTAATGTGGCTTGATAATTCAGTTACTGATTTTGGCCCTAATTCTTTTGCCGACTTATCAAAGAACAATATTCGACAAATACTTTTTGTTGAGTATTGTTCTTTGAAATAATCCAGGCTACACTCTCTGTTAATAGAATCTTTTACTTTTTCAGGTTAGTAGAGTTGAGTTACAATTTTTGTAGTCTAAAAATTATCATCTTACTCTTTGGCTATTGCAGGTGGCACCTCAACTTCTCCCCGACACAGAGCATTAGAAAAACTAAAGAATTGCGCTTTTATTTCTTCTAATGTTGCATTCACATTATTATTCTCGTCTGATATTTTGTCAGCTTCCTTTAAAATCCATATAAATATATTAGGACTCCATATAACACAGGAATCAGCTAACACCTCTTCGTTAATTACTTTAGTTCTATCTTTTAATTTGATATACAAAATAGTATAAATCAAACAGTGTAAGTACATCACGTCATTTAAACCCATGCTAATTTAAACTCGTGTTCTGTCAAAGTTAAAATCTGAGTTTGTAATAGTGCATAGAAGCAAACTTACGTCATCCGCATTTAATTTTGCCTCTTCCACTTCAATAtgtttttgaaatttaattatgtttattatcGCATCTGAATGGTGTGGATCTAGTTCAATCATCCTTATTGCCCATTTCAAAGCTTCTCTATGATCACCTtcaaaaaagtattatttaattaaggAAAAGCAAAAAAATCAAAGTTTTATAATAGCAACACTTACCTAAAAAATGATACGATAAACTTATATATTGAAGTATATCGATTTCTTCAAACATGTAagaattattttcttctttgaATTTGTGGAGAGCTGTGATCATCCAATCCAAGGAGTTTTGGTAATCACTCtcgttaaataatattttggctaATTCATAACCGTCACTTGCACTCATTTTCGAACtgcaaaataatttttgttttactgGTTACTTTTTGTACTTACTTGCCTTATTGATCTTGAAAAATGGTAGACAGGAATATTTTTTGGGTcgattatgatttttattattattaacttgatGATGACCACAACTtccttgcgccaaaattaaacATACAGTACATTTTTTTCGATATAACGgatagacagaaagacacactttgGACTGTAgtaagaaattaatattatgtaaataataattattgtagactAACCTGTAAATAACTCCATTTAGTATTCCTTCAGCGAGATCTTCGACCTTGAGAAAGTAAGTTTCCTGCAGGCGCGTAAGAGCGCGCGCGGCGCCGCGTAAGTCCTCCGCGCTGGGGTAAGTGGCGTTCTCGTACTGCGTGATGCCGATGCTTCTTGCATGTTCTGAGAAATTGTTGCTAGCAATAAACAAAGTGCATGGGATAAGTGCATGATGCCGACTGTTCTGTTTCATGCatatttaaattcaattaattataataaaaaataaaaaaaacgatatAGATAATATCAACTGTGCAAAAACTATGAAAAGCTCAATATTTCATgtgtacttattttttttttttttattaaataagggggcaaacgagcaaacgggtcacctgatgaaaagcaacttccgtcgcccatggacactcgcagcatcaggagctgcaggtgcgttgccggccttttaagagggaatagggtaataggggagggtagggatggaaagggaagggttataggggaggatagggaagggaattgggcctccggtaaactcactcactcggcgaaacacagcgcaagcgctgtttcacgccggttttctgtgagaacggctctcccacgtttaaactATTGCTTACTTTGTCAATTCGCTTTCCTACCTGCTCCTAAATCAATATTCAGTTTGACGTACTCCAGGTCTGCGGTCATCCTCTTGATGAGTGTGAACGC
This genomic window from Aricia agestis chromosome 2, ilAriAges1.1, whole genome shotgun sequence contains:
- the LOC121740024 gene encoding prolyl 4-hydroxylase subunit alpha-1-like isoform X1, whose protein sequence is MCKRKIFWCLVLINFGVFSRGELFSALSDLEPLLKTHKRVIHDLHDYISREEERLHILKRYLKIYNREHVKAMEDIPNYIGNPINAFTLIKRMTADLEYVKLNIDLGAEHARSIGITQYENATYPSAEDLRGAARALTRLQETYFLKVEDLAEGILNGVIYSSKMSASDGYELAKILFNESDYQNSLDWMITALHKFKEENNSYMFEEIDILQYISLSYHFLGDHREALKWAIRMIELDPHHSDAIINIIKFQKHIEVEEAKLNADDEADKISDENNNVNATLEEIKAQFFSFSNALCRGEVEVPPAIAKELKCRYYNENSFLKLAPIKMEYKYHNPDIVIFYEVLSDEEIEIIKNIAQPRLKRALIYNTESKRFASAEKRISKSAWLVDKESPVVERVSRRVADFTGLNMDTAEDLQVVNYGIGGHYTPHVDYALPEHTQQFSDEVGNRIATVLFYMSDVAEGGATVFPKLSLSLFPVRGAAAVWFNLFPSGEGDRETAHAACPVLRGTKWVCNKWIHMVGQEFRRPCGLTREKTGNDSDFNSRVK
- the LOC121740024 gene encoding prolyl 4-hydroxylase subunit alpha-1-like isoform X5, with the translated sequence MCKRKIFWCLVLINFGVFSRGELFSALSDLEPLLKTHKRVIHDLHDYISREEERLHILKSNNFSEHARSIGITQYENATYPSAEDLRGAARALTRLQETYFLKVEDLAEGILNGVIYSSKMSASDGYELAKILFNESDYQNSLDWMITALHKFKEENNSYMFEEIDILQYISLSYHFLGDHREALKWAIRMIELDPHHSDAIINIIKFQKHIEVEEAKLNADDEADKISDENNNVNATLEEIKAQFFSFSNALCRGEVEVPPAIAKELKCRYYNENSFLKLAPIKMEYKYHNPDIVIFYEVLSDEEIEIIKNIAQPRLKRALIYNTESKRFASAEKRISKSAWLVDKESPVVERVSRRVADFTGLNMDTAEDLQVVNYGIGGHYTPHVDYALPEHTQQFSDEVGNRIATVLFYMSDVAEGGATVFPKLSLSLFPVRGAAAVWFNLFPSGEGDRETAHAACPVLRGTKWVCNKWIHMVGQEFRRPCGLTREKTGNDSDFNSRVK